TCAGAAGAGTTCCCTTCTGTGTAGCTACCCCAGCAACTAGATACACATTTaggttcatctgtttcattttactttcaacttagggactgatttttttaaattaaagattttatttatttacttaacagagagaaagagagagagggcggaGAGatgcaggcagaaggaaagggagaagcaggctccccgctgagcagggagcccaatgtggggcccgatcccaggaccctgagatcatgacctgagccgaaggcagacacttaaccgactgagccacccaggcgcctagggactgattttttttttttaatatttaatttatttatttgacagaaagagacacagcgagagagggaacataagcagagggagtgggagagggagaagcaggcttcccgcagagcagggagcctgatgtggggctcgatcccagaaccctgggaccatgacctgagccgaaggcagacgcttaaggactgagccacccaggcgcccccgggactgatttttaaaaattaatttttgtcatATAATAATGGAAAACATAGCTTTCCAAAgtcaaatacacaaaacaaactATATTCAAAGTCTagcctgttttccttttattctgttcTCTCCTTCTCAATGTCAGTAATCATGAAAAGTTTTTGAATTATACTTCCAcgtaaaaacacacacacacacacacaagtatttACATTTGTAGCTCTCTACTCTCACAAATGAATAGTAGAGGGAattttcatactttctttttcttctcttcagcaGGAAAGCCTGCAGAGTGTTTCACCCCAGAGATCCTCGGgaacattttgtgtgtgttaaaTGCGGGCAGCTATGCATTCCACCTGATCTTCCACAGCAGTTTCTGGTAAGATAAAGCATGAGAAAACTATCAAACTGCAAAGTGGTACCCAAACGTGCCTGTTGActgaatattaaccccttttgGGGAGAGCCTCAAGAGTCATGCGCCCGACTTAGCACATTTTgcacaagaagaaacagaggctcacagAACTGAGAGGACCTGCCCCAAGGAACACAGGGAACGGACAAGCGATCCAGTCTCCTGCCCCGTAGTCTAGAAGTCCAGGATAAATCCACCgagactttctttttaaaaactgtattcaaCATACAGATACGTATTTTTATAGAGACGAATACTGTAGGGAGCTCTCGAAGGGGGAAAAGTCACAAAAGGCCATAAGGCGGAACGAGGCAGTTACCGCCCGGGCAACCACGAACGCCCAGAGTGCCGGGAAGGAGCCCGGAGCTGGGCTCAGCGAGCCCCGCCCTCACTCATACTGGGAAGCTCCGGTCCCAGTGCCGAGGAACGCCGGGAGATGCTGCGGAGGCGCTGACGAGGGAGGGCCAATGCGGGGCCTCCTGACCTAAAGCTGTCTATTTGGCACCCCGACAGAAGGGACTGACAGACACACTGTGGACTGGAGCAGAAGTCAGGTAAAGACTCTGCAGGACAGAGACGCCACATCCAGGTTTCCGAAGGAGAAATTGTCCTCGTGAGGACCCGTAGGGCTTCCGCGGGCGGCGGTTCCGAAACTCCGGCTTAGGGGCGGGGCCGAGGTTTTGCGGGCGGAAGCCCGCGGGAGACAGGGAGCCGAGCAACGGAAATGACGCTTAGGAGCGCCAATGGGATGGAGCGGGGGCTGGTCTTCCCGCCCCATTGGGTAGGGGCAAGCGGTTTCCGGTAGCGGCATCCGGGAGGGGCggcggagggggtggggtggcgaTTTCGTGTCCCGTGACCCCTGGCCTCCGGAGACCTTGCACCCCCGCAGCCACACCAAGATGATGGGCTGTGGGGAGGCCGAGCTGGAGTCGGTCGGAGGGGAGGAGGCATTGGCGGCCCCCGGGCCACCCCCAGAACCCCGCGCCCCGGAGCCCAGAGCCCCAATGCCCGAGCCTGGCCTGGACCTGAGCTTGAGCTCGCGGTCCGAGACCCCCGAGCGGCCGACCAGCTGCCCCGGCCGGCGGAAGGGGCGGGCGGACCGGCGGGGCGGGGCCCGCAAGGGGCGGCAGGTGAGCTGGGGGAAGGCCTGGCCGCCAGGCCGCAGACAAGCCCGCGCCCACCTATTCACCGTCCCGCTCTCTGCTCCCAGGTCCGCTTTCGCTTGGCGCCGCTCTCCCCCGTGCGGTCCGAACCGCCGCCGGCCGCCGCAGCACCTAGCGAGAAGCCCGCGGCACCGCAGGACCTGGGGGCGCCCGCGCAGCAGAGCAGCCTGGCTTTGAGCCTCGAGTTGCAGGCCGCGCGGGCTGCAGCCGGCAGCCAGTTCGATGCCGCGAAGGCCGTGGAGGAACA
The sequence above is drawn from the Neomonachus schauinslandi chromosome 5, ASM220157v2, whole genome shotgun sequence genome and encodes:
- the PPP1R35 gene encoding protein phosphatase 1 regulatory subunit 35 isoform X1, with the protein product MMGCGEAELESVGGEEALAAPGPPPEPRAPEPRAPMPEPGLDLSLSSRSETPERPTSCPGRRKGRADRRGGARKGRQVRFRLAPLSPVRSEPPPAAAAPSEKPAAPQDLGAPAQQSSLALSLELQAARAAAGSQFDAAKAVEEQLRKSFQTRCGLEESVAEGLNVPRSKRLFRDLVSLQVPEEQVLNAALREKLALLPPQARAPPPKERPGSGPDMTILCDPETLFYESPHLTLDGLPPLRLQLRPRPSEDTFLMHRTLRRWEV
- the PPP1R35 gene encoding protein phosphatase 1 regulatory subunit 35 isoform X2; its protein translation is MMGCGEAELESVGGEEALAAPGPPPEPRAPEPRAPMPEPGLDLSLSSRSETPERPTSCPGRRKGRADRRGGARKGRQVRFRLAPLSPVRSEPPPAAAAPSEKPAAPQDLGAPAQQSSLALSLELQAARAAAGSQFDAAKAVEEQLRKSFQTRCGLEESVAEGATWVRARHDHPL